From Oscillatoria sp. FACHB-1407, the proteins below share one genomic window:
- a CDS encoding c-type cytochrome: MDNQLTDKDISIQRWILIGLAVLLTVILVVFGVHQFRYSDPYVKSVLSRQGDVDQGRFIFQMNCSSCHGIYGDGQVGPSLRHVSSRKSSLGLIHQVTSGETPPMPQFQPSPQEMADLLKYLESL, encoded by the coding sequence TTGGATAATCAGCTTACAGATAAAGACATCTCAATTCAGAGATGGATTTTAATCGGCTTGGCGGTGCTGCTCACCGTCATCCTGGTTGTTTTTGGTGTCCATCAATTTCGATATTCTGACCCTTATGTAAAAAGTGTGCTGTCCAGACAGGGTGATGTGGATCAGGGAAGATTTATCTTTCAAATGAATTGCTCTAGCTGCCACGGCATTTATGGCGATGGTCAGGTTGGTCCCAGTCTGCGCCACGTCTCATCTCGCAAGTCTAGCCTGGGTTTAATTCATCAAGTGACTAGCGGTGAAACTCCACCCATGCCTCAGTTTCAACCCTCTCCACAGGAAATGGCAGACTTATTGAAGTATCTCGAAAGTCTTTAG
- the petG gene encoding cytochrome b6-f complex subunit V has product MVEPLLSGIVLGLIPITLAGLFVAAYLQYRRGNQLGL; this is encoded by the coding sequence GTGGTAGAACCTTTACTTTCAGGAATTGTGTTGGGTTTGATCCCAATCACGTTGGCGGGGTTGTTTGTGGCTGCCTATCTGCAATACAGACGGGGCAATCAACTCGGTTTGTAA
- the hpsU gene encoding hormogonium polysaccharide biosynthesis acetyltransferase HpsU yields MSDSIPPSVNNSADASKAVTPDEAWVDLRQYDQSWYDRGRSGWVVLLWWLVQAIAFPLTPHSAHAPRRFLLKLFGARIGQGVVIRPTARFTYPWKVEIGDYSWIGDDVVFYSLDQIQIGQHCVISQKTYLCTGSHDIQDPAFRLKTAPIKVGNGAWVATDCFVAPGVEIGANTVVGARSSVFSSLPAGQVCKGTPCRPCGVREMKGREEQN; encoded by the coding sequence ATGTCCGATTCTATTCCTCCATCTGTAAATAATTCCGCAGATGCTTCAAAAGCAGTTACACCTGATGAAGCCTGGGTTGATTTGCGGCAATATGACCAATCCTGGTATGACCGGGGGCGATCGGGATGGGTTGTATTGTTGTGGTGGTTGGTGCAGGCGATCGCCTTTCCCCTCACGCCCCACTCCGCCCATGCACCTCGGCGGTTTCTGCTCAAGTTGTTTGGGGCACGTATTGGGCAGGGTGTGGTGATCCGTCCAACCGCACGATTCACCTACCCCTGGAAGGTAGAGATTGGCGACTATAGCTGGATTGGCGATGATGTGGTGTTTTACAGCCTCGACCAGATTCAAATCGGGCAGCACTGCGTCATTTCGCAAAAAACCTACCTCTGCACGGGGAGTCATGATATCCAAGACCCGGCATTTAGGCTCAAGACTGCCCCGATCAAAGTGGGTAACGGTGCCTGGGTTGCAACCGATTGCTTTGTTGCACCCGGAGTTGAAATTGGGGCAAATACAGTCGTTGGTGCTCGGAGTAGTGTGTTTAGCAGTTTACCTGCTGGACAGGTTTGTAAAGGTACGCCCTGTCGCCCATGCGGGGTTCGTGAGATGAAAGGACGGGAAGAACAAAATTAA